From the Juglans microcarpa x Juglans regia isolate MS1-56 chromosome 3D, Jm3101_v1.0, whole genome shotgun sequence genome, the window TTGTTTTTAATTAGATCCATCTCAATTGATTTCACGTCTAAAGTCCTAAAGCCTGCGGTATGGAGTAGGTTTCTTTTCAGTTAGTTATCAGCCCAGTTCCAGTAAAATCCTAGCAtgtattttcttcaaatcttttGTACAACTAGCCCTGTCATGCTCTAAGTTTCTGGTGTTTGATatattttctcagcaaccaaacacgGGTACGGGCAaggaggaagaaggaaaaaaaggaaatatcaATACGTCGCAAAATACGGAGTAATAAACGAATGGCCCGATCAAAGGAATTGCACGCTCTGCAGTACTCTAGCTATTGCAGAGGATGTTGTTCTATTAATGTCAAACCACGTGGCAAAATGTTAGTGGCAGATGACCCAAGTAAACCTTAGCCCATCCCCATTCGATCtgccgctctctctctcaatcccaTCTAGCCCTCACTCGACTCGCATCGACACCACTTCGTCGCCGTCTCCACCGCTGTCCCTTGTCTTGCATAGGAAACTCTTTCTGGGTCGGTTTAAATTTTACAACTTTATAATGGTTTGTTGAAAACTTGCACTGATTTTTCTTCAACTTCAATGTTTATCATGTCGAGCAGGTGGTGGATGGTCTTGATGGAGACGCCAGCAGATGAAAATTCTCAGAACTTAACAACTGCTGCCAATGAAGCTGTTCATGAACAGGATAATACGGTACCTGCTGCTATAAATCATGGGTATATACCACTTCCCTCACATTTGGTTGATTAACAGTTCATTTATCCTCTTGTGTTTTATTATTGCTTTTCAAAATCTTGGGGTTTCAATATTTTCGAGCTGAGAGTGGAGTGATTCATTCATTAACTTGATATAACTATTTGACTTCACTTAGTGTCACCACCTTCCTAGTGAGACAGCCGCTAAATCAGAATGAAGTTTTGTATAGCAATTGATCCAGACTGTTTCTCATAGAAATCTCTCTTCAAATTGTGTACGTTACCGTGTTTAATAGTGCTGAACAAGCAACTAAGTTTGGCATAAAAAAAATCGTAGAAGTAGGAAGCTCTCAGTGACTTCGAGGGCTTCAAGAAAACTATGGTTGAAATGAACGAGGACGATACTTCAAGTGAAGTATCTGTGACCTCAATAAAGACTGCTGTAGACGTTTTTCTGACTGAGGTCCCGACAAAAAAATGATGGGATACAAAACAGTACTgcaagttctttttttcttaatatgcttTTATGCGACAGAAGGTTCCATGACCggctctttctttttttttttttttttttggggggggggggggggggggggggggttggggcAATGGACTTTTGATGTTTTCTCTGTTCTATGATTTTCATTCTATTAAAGCGTCATATTGCACTTGAGATTGTAGAGGCACGGAACTGGAACCAGAAGCGGAACCTGAGATTGCTGAAGAAGAAGTGAAAGGCATACTTGAAGTTATTGCATCCACCGGGAAATTCTGGTATGCTTTCATATAAGATTTTCCTTCTTTAGGTCTTGTATGGAGCTATTGTGCTTACATTATCGTATTATGTGCCATGGTTGGAGTATTTTTCATTATACTACCAGATTAGCTGCTAATTATAACTCTTAAAGCTTGTTTTCTGAAGTTtgtgattataaaaataaaatgagtaataTCTACTGTAAGAAAGTTATTCTTCCCGATCAAACTAACGGAGGAAAGAAGAGCATtgtttaacaaataatatttgtgGTCATTGTTTTTAACAACTTATGATTTCTTAGAATGGTTTGCagaatacttataaaaaaaaaaaagaatggctGCAGAAATTCACCTTTTACtgattacaaaaaagaaaagaaaagaaattcacCTTTCAAAAGACTTGATAGAATTGgtgtttttatttctctttttgatATAAATCTCTTGCAAGCACTTGCGATAGCATGAAGTAATCTTTCGACCTGGTGCATGAAAATTCTTTTGCTTTGATGACAGTGTGACTTGTCGACATGGTTATGATATCTTAGTTCCTTGTAGCTAAAGGAGAAATAAACCATGTAGTTTGTGAAGTATGAATATGACTTGCTTACACACTTGTAAATAACTACTTATATGGCCACCATAGCAATCCCACCATTCTGGTAATTTTGCAATTTTCGTTGTGTGAATCATCATTGGTCCCTTCATTTCCTCTGCCACTGCCACAACCAAATTTATGGCCCCTGTATCTGACATTGCAAGTCTGTGATCAGTGCAAATGCTATGATTGGTGCCCATTGTTGCTTCTGTTACCCCTAGTGCTGGCAACCAGCACTTTTTCCACCTCTTTCAATATAGTGATTTAGGCACTGATACTTGGTGGGCGTGATaaccatttattttttccactacCAAGACTCCTAACGCTCCAAAGACTCGTATATCACCATCATTTTTTGCCATCACCCAGTCCTCCCAGGCCACCATTACAATTACCGCCCCCACTGCCAGCATGCACCACTAGTGCACTACAGCTGCTGCTATGCCATTGCCACCATTGGAACACCAACTGTATTGAAGTAACCACCAATGCCACTACAATCACACCAACAGTGGCACCGCTACTTTGTGTGCTATTCTTCTACAAAAAACTGTTTCTGCAATCATTGGCATTGCTGCGCTGTTAGCAGTTTGCTAACTGCTGTCATTATCGGCATTGTATTCTGCTCTTCCAATGCTCTCCGGTGGGCCCATTGTTGCTGTTGTTGCCATTGTGGGCACTTTTTTTATTCTCTAGTTCTTTAtgcactattttattttatttttatttttatccttaGGAGTTTTTCCATTTGACTGGTGCACCACTTGACTATCACTTTGTTGACAAATGCTACTAGTCTACATATGGTCTCTTTTTGGCTTCTTTTGTTGTTATGACAACGGATTCTTTAAGAGTAGGTGCTGAAATGACCAAAATTAATTTAACCacctctttttttctctctaacaaTGAAGTACGATAACCTATAGTGCATAGCAGATTCATTCCTGTTCATGTTATTATATAGCTATTTAATTGTTTAGGCTATTGCAGTTAACAATGGCAATCAAGCcccttttttctctcatcttgCATGTTACAAGTGTAGGTGAAAGTGAATGTGGTTATGGTGCTTGATATTACTGCTTGTTTCCTcttgataattttttcatgtttatttGGTACCTCAGGCATGCTTGGTACAAATTGAAGAGCATGCTATCCTTTCAGCTGAAGCAGGTATGGGGAGGTATACATGCATATGTGCCTCTAGTTATTTTCatcattgcatctttatctttGCTTCCATAAACGACCTTTACCTTTTTCTCTGTCTGTGATTTATAATGAAGGTCTTGTTGGAGTATCCTGAGTCGAAAATGACAAGTGAGCAGCAAAATGCTTCTTTAGGAGAAACCTACCCCGAGCTTGTCAAAAGGTTGGATGAAGGTATCTTCCTAATCATTTTTGGTTTTCAAGTATATCGCTTTGTTAGGAAGCTAATCAGGCCTCTTATTCTGCCGGCCCAATGAATCATTTGATATTGCTCACCTTTCAGTGCTTGCTATACCGAACATGAGACGTCCACGACTGGTGctgtagtttttatttttaggtttaGTGAATAATGGCTTCTGTTCCAAAAAAAGTTCTTAGTTCCATTCCAAATCCTCAGGTTTTGTTTAGTTTgttcatgaaattatttaagtgcGTGAATTTGATTGTTGAGCCCCCCCAtgctaaacaaaaaaaagagtttaatgaccttttatttatttaccttTTTCTATGATGCAGCTCTTGTTAGCTTTGTTGAAGGTCCACCGTTTACCCTGCAGAGGCTCTGTGAGGTGGTTTACTTCATTCCATTAGTACATAGTACGCTACTATGCTGTTCTAGTCGTATGGCTTATATAATAGCATTCATTTGTTTGTTGACTCTTCATGTATCCTCATTTCTAGTATAGTTGGTGATGCTTTCTTAGTTGTTTTGGAACTGTCATCCTatgccattaaaaaaaaaaaaaaaaaaaaaaaaagaaaagaagagaaaagaaaaaagaactgtCATTAATTCTGTCTCATTGCTGTTacgtatttaattttctttcaaaatatattagttatcgtcttatttatttgtattggACAGATCCTGTTGGAAGCTCGAAGTGTTTATCCAAATATCTCAAAGCTTGCTTTAGCACTAGAAAAGGTATGCTGGTCAATACTCTCCCCAATATCGtgttttttctgttttcctttttgttatgtcatttatgttgTCTTGCCCCATGCGCAGCATACCTTTTCTTGTCTGTTTTTAGTGCTTATTGTTACAACCGGTTTTATCTTGTCTGTTTGTAGAATTTATTGGTGACAACTATGTTGACCATCTCTACCGATCCGTATCCACAAGCAACGATGCAAAAGACAGATGAACCAGAGAAGGCAAGGGAAGAACCCGAGGCTCAACCCAATTCAGCACAAAATGGGGTTGAACCTGTGGCAGGAGATAGGGATGAAGTAATGACAGATGTAGAAGAGGCTGATATAGATGATGAAATGACCATCGACATGGAAGCCTTTGAAGAAATAGTTGGATCTGCAGAAACGAAAGCCGAACCTACTGCTAATTCTTAGTATTTAGGGATTAGTTTTCTGTTAATTGAATGGCTCAGTTCTTACTGATGATCTGTTCATGGCTCCACATATACATGTTTTCTCATTGTCAGTTGCACCTGAGGTCCGGAATTCCAGATGAATGATGTGACTGGCACAGTGTATTCTGGTTCTGGGTTTACAAAACCATCAAGTTAGCGTTATAGAAAGAGTATACCTTTCCCAGAGTtccttgatttatttatttgttcatatattattattattattattattattatgatcatCATAAtgtatgagaaatgatttgtacagagTCTGTAAGTCTCgcgtattctttttaaaaaaaatacgtaaatCTAAGACTGTTTAGTTAGTGGagtgttatttattattttattattactttttactattttttactattatttaatattttatcattattttttcactattatttacggAATTTATGCTTTCAAAGTCTATCttcaaaagtttatttttctgtttaaaatatataaattgtattaataagaaaatgtaAATGAAGCTCAGTCACAAAACAAATCTTTAGCCCTGTAAGGTTtatttttactcaaattttttcaaaagtttgttaaacttcaatccaaacatcttttgaatctttaaaaatttcaatttttgaaattttgtttttagttatttgtctatgttttcataaaaaaacagcttcacaaaatgaaaaaaaaagaaaaaggctaaAACTAAAAAGAATGACAACGATTATGAGAACCGAAATCAACCTTGTTTCTATggcatttttactttttattttctttttccaaatgttatttataaaacatttctcataaaTTATGCCTTACCCAATTTTTGGTTTACGCATATGTGACGGTTAGTTCTTAACcgaatgagaaataatatttgtagttgtGGGTGTGTAAATGTCGcatgatttttttgaaaaagtgagtaaatacgagatccaaatgaaaaaatgttaattttttaagagaaatatattttcaaccgTGAATTATGCAACTgccgcgtaatcattttgaaaaaaatgaataaaacatgagactcacttgaaaaaaattaatttcttaatagtggaccccactctttttcaaaactattacgcagcggttgcacaattcaagtgcaatatattttcacttttttaatagtggatttcactctttttcaaaacgattgcacgaTACTTGTACATTTTgcgactgtatgtaacattactcgtTTATAAATGGACAAAAGTAACCTTATTGAacttttgtaataaaataaattattttatttatatcataattCTACGTTTCACCCTTATATCTCACTTTTATTATAATGCTTGTATACGCATCATTTATTTTCGTAAGGAGCTAGATATTATTAGTGATGTACAGCTGAACTGCTAACCTTTGATGCGCATCTAgtctccaaattttttttcaaaaaaaaaggaaattataaaGACTTTCATGTGATTTATAATGACTAAATAATTGTGAACTTGAAGCTTCAATCACGTATTTGTATTTATCAATAATCGTCCATCAATATTTTTAGGCAGGGGAATGGGATGAAAGCAATGCTAACACGCGATCCTTAGTTTCACATCCTGCACTACCATGGCCATCTCCATGTTTGGTACATGCATTGGGACATCCTTGCAAGGTTCATTGCGATCTCAACTTACGTTTTTGAGAAGGGTGAAGTAACaacgcattttttttttaaacttcttctAAGTTGTTCTAACAACGCATCTTGATCTTCACTAACATCGATATCATTCATGTAACATTGGATTGATTTAGGAACATCACCTCTTTCTAGCTCTTCTTGAtcagataaaaaatataaacatgtaCACTctcacacacatacacacaaacaTATAGATTGAGGTTAatctatatatgtttataatgtCAAGTGGTAAAAAAATTCACGATGAAATTCTTAAGATAGTATATATGGTTTGTATACCGGAGATGTTctagatcatttgcaagttgtAGAATCATTGATTAACAACGAATTATATTCGAATACTCTTCTAACTTCTAAGCAATCACATGATTCCTTTGTTATTGGATTTGTGACAGCAAAATAAGCATGCCTCACTAGTACAATTGGTGCTGATATGGGATATGGAAACCCAtgcattttcaatgtattcttGAAAGCTTGGTGTATATTCATCGTAATGCCACTTTGCCtccaaaaaataagatttacaTAAATCTATGTAAAGAAATATTCATAGTAGAGCAATGAACTAGAGGAAGCATATGTAATACTTAGAAAAAAAGGTTGGAGAAGAAATGATTATGAATTTAGAAATCAAGATCTTACCGCTTTTTTAAGGTATGGAACGTTATTGAATCCTTTCTACTTGAGAGCGTCAAAAGTCATTTCAATGACAATGTTACCCACATTACTAACTCAAGAGGGGGGTTAAATTAGGTTGgtctaaattataaatcaaatacataatataaaatgtgaataaaatactaagcagtagtaaataaaaagaataagggTAAGAGAAATGTAAACTCAGTATTTTAATGAGGTTCAGCCCTATTGCCTATGTCCTAACCTCGACCCTACCTCTTGATGATTCTCAAATTCACTATTTAACCACCTTCAAGTGGAGCTAAAAACCTATTACACTTTTGAACAATACTGCTTCAAAGAATTTGTGTAGAACACATTCTACACTTACAATCATCTTACGAGTAATGATTCAACTATTTCCCGTGTAGAACTCTTATTACACTCATAAGGGTTACACCCGCCCTTTTACTGTTTATACAAGAGCTGATAGTGGGTAGGTTATCAGAGTACACTTCTCaatgagtgaaatgaaaataGTACAGCGCAAACTATATCTctatcaaaataaacaaatgttAAGACTCAATGATTagaaaaaagagattgaaagcttttgatgaatgaatgtaGTAAAGCTTGTAGTTGATGTGTGTTTTTGAAGATAtcaaatgagctatttatagACATATGAgacttcaatttcaaatttaaaaagattcagATGTCAAAAGGAGCACCACTCATTTTTCAAAGATTTCAACTAAAAGATTTTCCTTGTTGCAATTGTTAAAGATcatatcattcacttttcaaatttctcaaacaAAAGCTTTTACTTTCCACATATGTCAAAAAGAGCatcatttacttattaaaattttcaaacaaaaacatattCCTTTTGCATATGTAAAAAAGAACATTgattacttttcaaaaatttcaaacaaaagttTCTACTTTTTACATGTCAAAAAGAGTATAAATCAAttgtcaaaattttcaaacaaaaacaatctACCTTTTGCACATGTAAAAAAGAGTATAaatcacttttcaaattttctaacaTATCATACACGTGAAAGATTACAataaatcatctttcaaaaattcaaaattcaaactttcaattctcaaatatatcatgcacatgtaAAAAATGCAACTTGATACTTTGTGATAAAAGATTCTTTTTGAGCCTTAAACcctttttgaattttaaaaaagatatataaaattactctaagagcattatttgtaagtttgctcccttttttgttatatttgattCGTTGATGTGCTTGGCTCCATTATATGGAAAACTTGAGCTTGAGACTCCTTTATGTTGAACTtgtttgttatcatcaaaatccatatatagatatataattatatgatgcTTGAAACTTTGGGTTCAACaatcttctcattttttatgaCAACAAACACTTCGTAAAACTTTGATATCCGTAGTAACGCTTAAGCTCCCATTGAGAATGTGTGTTACTTTTTCaagtaatagataaacataattccaagcatatatatatatatatatatatatatatatatatatataacttaaccATTCAAGGGacattaaatcaaataaaacattGGAAAAAACATGTTAATGTTCTATTCTAAACTTCTCTCCCTTTTTGAATCATTAAAATGGACAGCAGTAACCAGTGCATAGATGAAACTGTGCATTAATAGAAATTGTGGAGAGGTGAATAATTGGAGCTGCTTAGGCCAGACAAGTGCTGCATTGCTATAAGGCTAGCCCTGGCGAGTTAGTGTAGAAAGAACTTCAAATTCGCGTGATATTTTTGACAAATGAGATTGTGTAAAGATTTGAAATCTCTAAGTTTTTGCGTAAAGGATCATCCTTACCCATCAGAATCTCACGAGAAGAACTTCTCAAATCATTCCTTAACCTGGTTTCTATTTATCCAAGACAATTTTTATGACCAAGCAGTTTTCTTTCACTAATGTTCCAAATTTGAATCATGAACCATTCACGTCTCAACTGTATGTTTTATCTATTGAGGCTATTAATGCCATGATAGGAACATAAATGCATTTGACTTGCAGGACTGATTTTGAGGTCATTGCAGAATCAAGGACTCTTAGTGTGCAATATGTTGTCTCTGTTACAACCATGTCTTGGATATTACGAGCAAGAGTGAGTGTGATTAATCAACTTAACAATCAAATTGCGTCAAAAGCTTACAAATAAAGACATAAAGAATAAGAGATTAAAATAGGAAAACAAGGAGTCAAAAAAGTTGACGAATTGGTATGCTCGTGACCCTCAACCATGAGTATAGGAGCCGGAAAGAGAGAGTTCAAATTCAAGACCAACAATAGGTGATAACGGCAAGGGTTCAACTAACTTTTGAGAATATCGAAAAAGCTTGGAGGACAAGCTGTATTTAATCCAACTACCTTCGTAAAAGTTTGATGAAATTAGTCCAGCTTATCTTGTAATGTAAACCAAGTAAgatatgaataaatatgatgttTATCTCTATAGAGGTAGTCTTCAGCTTATCCAATTCTAATTTTATCTTCTTTGCATATCTATAATCAATCTGCATTCTTACTCTGCAAATTTTATCTGTTAGCAATGGCTCAACAATCTTATTTCAACAATCATTTTGATCAATATATGGGGTATTCTACACCTTAGTCACCAATTTTCTCAGCATCTACTATAGGTTACATGGTGCAACATGAAAGAGATTTGGATAATAGCCATTTATGAACTAGTGAGTCTTGGCACTCAGTACTTATCCTCCATTATCGCATTTTTTTGGGATTGCAATCTTGAGCACGTGAGGTTGAAAAGCATATTCCTGTACTCTGACGGCTTGTTCATGAGTCTAACATAAAGATATGAGCCTTAAAACAACATAATAAGGATTTGAAGTCCTTGCTAGGCTCTTCATTTTGATTGCTTAATCCTTTAGATAAGGACAgcatgatgatatatataaagagcAAGAGCGCTTAAAAAATGAGGTTAAGAGCTTCAAGTTTTTGCAagtaatttgaaataaaataaaaatatttaacagatATCCATAGCATGCATCATTCCTATTTCTCTTCTAATTATGCATAATCTATCTTCTGGCAAaggttttgtaaaaatatctgttaacgggtcgtgtgtACTTGTGAAATCTAGTACAATGTCACCCTTTTGGACATGATTTCATAGAAAAtgatatctaatctcaatatgTTTAGTCCTAAAATGTTGTATCGGGTTCTTTGAAAGATTTATAACATTGGCAACATTACATTTGATTGGAATGTGATTATACATAAGTTTAAAATCCTCAAGTTGTTAATTCATGTACAGAACTTAAGCACAATAACTATCCACGACAACATATTATGCCTCAGCAGTAGATAATGCAATATAATTTTGCTTTTTACTAAACCATGAAATAAATGGCTGGCCTAAGAAATGGCATGTTCcactaatattttttcaatcaattttGTAACGAGCATAATTTGCATCTAAGTAGTTGATTAGATCGAAAGAAGTGTGCTTAGGATACCATAATCCTAAATCAATTGCACCAACAGTTTATCAAAGAATACACTTAATTGCAGTCAAATGAGATTCTTTTAGAGATGATTGAAAACGTGCACATAAGCATACACTGAACATAATATCCAGTCTACTGGTTGTCAAATATAATATACTACTAATCATACCTTGATATACCTTTGAGTCGACTGACCTCCTGCTTTCATCTTCGTCAAGTTTGGTAGATGGGCTCATTAGTGTTCTAATGTACTTTGCACATTCCATTCCAAACCTTTTGAATAATTCCTTTATATACTTTGACTGATTAATGAATGTTCTGCTTTTTACTTGCTTGATTTGCAATCCTAGAAAGAAGCTAAGGTCTCCTATCATGCTCATCTCAAATTCTTCCTGCATACTCTTAGTAAAAATTTGACACATCTTTCCATTAGTAgcacaaaatattatatcatctacataaattttaataaaaaaaatatcttctttttcacATTTAATGAAAAGAGTTGTGTCGATCTTTCCTCatgaaaaatctttttcaaCCAAGAAACTACTGAGTCACTCATACCAAGCTCAAGGAGCTTGTTTGAGCCTATATAGTGCTTTTGTGAGTTTAGAaacatgatttgaaaaaatatgattttcaaaacttgGAGGTTGCTCAACATATACCTCCTCATTTATAAGTCCATTTAAGAAAGTacttttaacatccatttgaaaaagtttgaaatttttataagaaacatATGCAAGTAGCATTTGAATAAATTCTAATCTTGCAACTAGTGCATATATCTCATCATAATCGATTCATTCTTCTTAATCAAAACCTTGGGCTACTAGTTAAGCCTTGTTTCTAGCTATTGATGACTCTAGACtcatatttcttgtctttaaaaACCCATTTTGTTCCAATAATAGTATGATTTTTGGGACTAGGAACAAGTATCCAACCATTATTAAATTGATTTAGCTCTTCATGCATAActagaatttaaaattcatcaagaagtgcttcatttatttttgggttcaaTTTGAGTAAAAAGCGATGTGATTACAAGTATTTCTAAGAGATGATCGAGTACTTACACTTCGTGATGGTTCTCATTGAATTCATTCCGCTAGATGATATTTCACAACTTTTCACTGTTTGGTTGCATATTACATTAAGTTTTGATTATCTTTCCTTATGTCTTCATGTTAGACTTCCTCTCGTGTTCTCTTTATTGAGTTTGAGGCTCTCCAT encodes:
- the LOC121256382 gene encoding serine/threonine-protein phosphatase 4 regulatory subunit 2-like isoform X2; its protein translation is MFIMSSRWWMVLMETPADENSQNLTTAANEAVHEQDNTVPAAINHGGTELEPEAEPEIAEEEVKGILEVIASTGKFWHAWYKLKSMLSFQLKQVLLEYPESKMTSEQQNASLGETYPELVKRLDEALVSFVEGPPFTLQRLCEILLEARSVYPNISKLALALEKNLLVTTMLTISTDPYPQATMQKTDEPEKAREEPEAQPNSAQNGVEPVAGDRDEVMTDVEEADIDDEMTIDMEAFEEIVGSAETKAEPTANS
- the LOC121256382 gene encoding uncharacterized protein LOC121256382 isoform X3, yielding MVLMETPADENSQNLTTAANEAVHEQDNTVPAAINHGGTELEPEAEPEIAEEEVKGILEVIASTGKFWHAWYKLKSMLSFQLKQVLLEYPESKMTSEQQNASLGETYPELVKRLDEALVSFVEGPPFTLQRLCEVVYFIPLVHNPVGSSKCLSKYLKACFSTRKEFIGDNYVDHLYRSVSTSNDAKDR
- the LOC121256382 gene encoding serine/threonine-protein phosphatase 4 regulatory subunit 2-like isoform X1, which translates into the protein MVLMETPADENSQNLTTAANEAVHEQDNTVPAAINHGGTELEPEAEPEIAEEEVKGILEVIASTGKFWHAWYKLKSMLSFQLKQVLLEYPESKMTSEQQNASLGETYPELVKRLDEALVSFVEGPPFTLQRLCEILLEARSVYPNISKLALALEKNLLVTTMLTISTDPYPQATMQKTDEPEKAREEPEAQPNSAQNGVEPVAGDRDEVMTDVEEADIDDEMTIDMEAFEEIVGSAETKAEPTANS